The Eubacteriales bacterium genomic sequence AGTGGTATAGCTTTCACTTATGGAATCAGTAGAACTTAACTGTTTTACGCCGGTCTTGAGCACCGGTATATTTTCTGCTATTAAAGTAGAAGCTGTATAGCTTTTCCCCGTTTCATCGTATAAAATTACAGTTGCAGCCACATCTACAAAATCTCCCTGGGCAATGTATCCGGAGACTCCGGAAACATCGTCTACAGAAACTGATATAGCCCTTTTCCCATCGTCCAAAGTATAAGAAAGCGACCCATTCTCTGTTCCCTTTTCCAAAAGGTCTGGTGAAAGTACCTGTTCTTGAGTAAGCAAAGGATATTTGGTTATCTTGCCTAGTACCTGATCTAAACTGGTAACTGCACGGTAATTTATACTTTGGCTCGGCAGCTCAGCTAATTCAACCATATCTTCTGTGATAAGCGTATTAGCTGGTATATCGCTGACCGCGACTACTACCTGCCCTAAATCATTTGACTCAGAATTTATATTTTGTTCAAGCGAAGATGCAAAAAAGTAGACAGCAATGCCTACTATAATAGCCATACATATTGCAAACAAATAAATCTTTTTCAAGCTTTCCCTCCTGGCTTATTCTACTAAACGTGCACGGTATATTCCGTAATCGTTGATTCCTCCCAAATTTCCATCTGTATCTCCTTCGTCCGTTTGTAATGTTACCCTTGAAGCAATTATTTCCCCATCTTCATTGATACCTTCCAATACAAACGATATAAATCCTACTACCTCAATATTTTTGCTATCTATAAAGTTATAAACTATTAACGTTACAACACGTGGACAATCGGCTTCAAAATGTTCGGCAGTGCATCCCCCAGATCCAATATAATGAGTACATTGGTTAAACCGTGTCGTAAAAGCATCATAAGTTGGCGTTGCCATATTACCAGGTTCTATAGGTAGTATATCTCCTACATTCAACACGCCGTTATACCCAAAAGCAAGCCAACTTGCAAAATCCTGTGCGCCGCCGCCCTGCATGCCGTCTAAGTCAAGGGCCCCAAAGAAACCTTCTGTACTATCCCCTGAACCATACTTTATTACGATATGTTGGCATTGATTTTCTTCCATCGCTTGTGACAGCCTGCTAACTTCAATCCCAAGCGGAGCTACAGAAGTCGAAGATGTCACAGGATCTAACTTTACCTTTGCTATTTTTTTAACTGTAGTTGCATCTACCCCAATAATAGATCCAAAACCATATGATACTTCTTTTTTTAACTTAACGCGCACTCCATAATAATTTCCATCGTAAATGTCTTCTAGTTCAACCGTTTCTATGCACTCTTCGTTAAATCCATTTTTTATGACATACTCTTTAACGGTATCCTTAACTAGCTGTATCTGCTCATCATCGTCAACTGCGGCAGGTAGTATCGTAGCACCCGCATAAGCCGCAGCATCTGCTGTGTTTTGAGTCGTACTTTCCTGGATGTAAGCTGAACCTAAATCAATTACTAGCCCACATACAGCTAACATTGCCGTAAAAGCTATAGCTGCCACAACAGCAGCAGCTCCATTTTCCCGGTGTAAAATATTCTTAAACAAGGTAGCCTCCTCCTTAGCCGATCCGCATTATACTGGTAGACTCGACGGTAATCTGCTGATCTGGTAAGAAGATACCGGTAATAGGTGTCAATACTTTTACACTTTTAGTGACTTTTACCTTCACGTCTTCTTGGTTAACCTCCACAGTAATGCCGATATCGGCTTCATCTCCAAGCCCTGAAACCGATTTTATGCGCTCAGTAACAAGATAAGTAAGATCTTGGGCATCGCTGTTAACGATAGCATATCTGGCGCCTTCCCTACTGTAATTGTTCACTGTCAACTGGTTGGAAAAAATCCAGCCAAAGTCTAAAATACCGCATAGTATCAAAACAATCAGCGGGATTACGAAGGCGGCTTCCACAATGGATTGGCCTTCTTCTTTTTTTAATAGATAGATACTCCTAGCCTTTATAGTAACCGCCTCCTTTCCGCTATAGCCTATTTTTGCTAGTTTCGCTAAAACCTCTTCATCAAGAAGGTAGTGCGGAATTCGCAGCATCGAACATCGATTTGATCTTCGGCCCTAAAATAACCAGCGCTGCTATTGCCGCCACCGCTATTAATCCTAATATAAGGCCATATTCGACCATACCCTGTCCATTTTCGTCTGCAATGATCTTTTTGAAGTTCATGATATTTCCTCCTTTATTGTTTTTATTTAATAACCATTGACAGTGGAAAAATAAGTGTTAACATCATTCCTATTGAAAATGACGGTCCTATAGCTACTTTGGTCTTAAGTGTTCCTTTTTTACTGATAAGTAAGTAGATAAAATATATTGCCATGACCGCCGCCATTATTAAAACTGCCTGAAAAACTCCCATAATCCCTAGGCAAAACCCCGAAGCCGCCGCTAGTTTTACATCTCCCCAGCCTATTTCTATTTTCAAAAGTGAAGGAACGAGAAAAATAACAAATCCCGCAAGTAAACCGGCTAATGCAGGTAAAATAGACTCATAATCCCCTATAACTACAATTGAAACAATTTTAATTATTAATAAAGCTGCAATAAGTTCATTTGGTATTTTTCTTATACTTAAATCTACCGCCGAAAGACTTAACAATACAAAAAAAATCATTATATATTCAATTCTTGTAATTAAATCTTTAATAAATATGGAAATTATGAAGCTCCCTAGTGCCCCAACTAATATCCATAAGAACGAACCTAAACGGCTATTTAAAAGTACGCTTGCACTCTGTCCATTACGATTTTTGATTAGACTAAAAGAGAGATGGCGTATACACTCACCCATCACCCCACCAATTATAATAGCCGTCAAAACACCAAAATCCA encodes the following:
- the cpaB gene encoding Flp pilus assembly protein CpaB — translated: MKKIYLFAICMAIIVGIAVYFFASSLEQNINSESNDLGQVVVAVSDIPANTLITEDMVELAELPSQSINYRAVTSLDQVLGKITKYPLLTQEQVLSPDLLEKGTENGSLSYTLDDGKRAISVSVDDVSGVSGYIAQGDFVDVAATVILYDETGKSYTASTLIAENIPVLKTGVKQLSSTDSISESYTTVTLCATPEQALKINYAATNGSLCLILRPVLDNKVVNPPNYPSS
- a CDS encoding pilus assembly protein TadG-related protein, with product MFKNILHRENGAAAVVAAIAFTAMLAVCGLVIDLGSAYIQESTTQNTADAAAYAGATILPAAVDDDEQIQLVKDTVKEYVIKNGFNEECIETVELEDIYDGNYYGVRVKLKKEVSYGFGSIIGVDATTVKKIAKVKLDPVTSSTSVAPLGIEVSRLSQAMEENQCQHIVIKYGSGDSTEGFFGALDLDGMQGGGAQDFASWLAFGYNGVLNVGDILPIEPGNMATPTYDAFTTRFNQCTHYIGSGGCTAEHFEADCPRVVTLIVYNFIDSKNIEVVGFISFVLEGINEDGEIIASRVTLQTDEGDTDGNLGGINDYGIYRARLVE
- a CDS encoding TadE/TadG family type IV pilus assembly protein — translated: MLRIPHYLLDEEVLAKLAKIGYSGKEAVTIKARSIYLLKKEEGQSIVEAAFVIPLIVLILCGILDFGWIFSNQLTVNNYSREGARYAIVNSDAQDLTYLVTERIKSVSGLGDEADIGITVEVNQEDVKVKVTKSVKVLTPITGIFLPDQQITVESTSIMRIG
- a CDS encoding Flp family type IVb pilin, translating into MNFKKIIADENGQGMVEYGLILGLIAVAAIAALVILGPKIKSMFDAANSALPS
- a CDS encoding prepilin peptidase; protein product: MDFGVLTAIIIGGVMGECIRHLSFSLIKNRNGQSASVLLNSRLGSFLWILVGALGSFIISIFIKDLITRIEYIMIFFVLLSLSAVDLSIRKIPNELIAALLIIKIVSIVVIGDYESILPALAGLLAGFVIFLVPSLLKIEIGWGDVKLAAASGFCLGIMGVFQAVLIMAAVMAIYFIYLLISKKGTLKTKVAIGPSFSIGMMLTLIFPLSMVIK